In bacterium, the DNA window GCTCGGCAACGCCCTGCGCCGCACCCTGCTCAGCAGCCTCCAGGGCGCCGCCGTCGTCGCCATCAAGTTCGAGGATGCGCTGCACGAGTTCACCAACATCCCGGGCGTCATGGAGGACGTCAGCGACATCGTCATCAACATCAAGCAGCTGGTCTGCCGCCTGCACACCGACATGTCGCACAAGCTGTACCTCGACATCAGCCGGCCGGGGCCCGTGACGGCGCGGGACATCACCGAGGACCCGGCGGTGGAGATCGTCAACCCCGACCTCGTGCTCTGCCACCTCAACGAGGGTGCGCACCTGCGGGCCGAGCTCCTGGTCAGCGACGGCCGCGGCTTCGTGCTCGCGGAGAACCACGAGCTCTCCGACACCTCGATTGGCGTCGTGCCGGTGGACGCGATCTTCTGTCCCGTCCGCCGCGTGAACTACCGCATCGAGGACACCCGCGTCGGCCAGCGCACGGACTACGACCGCCTCATCCTGGAGATCGAGACGAACGGCGCCATCACGCCCGAGGAGGCCCTCGGCTACGCGGCGAAGATCGTCAAGGACCACCTCTATCTCTTCATCAACTTCGATGAGGAGCCGATGGCCATCGCCGAGGAAGAGGTCGACGAGGAACTGGAGCGCATGCGCGAGCTGCTCGCCCGCAACGTCGAGGAACTGGAGGGGAGCGTACGGAGCGCGAACTGCCTCAAGGCCGCCGACATCAAGACGATCGGCCAGCTGGTCGTCAAGAGCGAGAGCGAGATGCTCCAGTACCGCAACTTCGGTCGCAAGAGCCTGAAGGAGATCAGCGAGATCCTCGAGGGCATGGGCCTGCACTGGGGAATGGACGTCAGCAGCCTGCTCAGTGCGGTGGGCGCGGGTGCCGAGAAGGAGAAGGCCCAGGCCTAGCCGCCGGGCCCTACACAGTCTAGCGAGGAACACGTCATGCGACACCAAGTCAGAGGCAACCGCTTGAACCGACCCGCCGACCAGGCGCGGGCGATGCTGCGCAACATGGTGACGAGCCTGTTTGCCCACGAGCGCATCGAGACCACCCTGACCAAGGCCAGGGAAGCCCGCCGCTACGCCGAGCGGATGATCACCTTCGCCAAGCGCGGCGACCTCGGCGCGCGCCGGCAGGCGGCGCGTTTCCTCACGGAACCCGCGGTCCTGCAGAAGCTCTTCACGGAGCTGGGGCCGCGCTACGCGGAGCGGCCGGGCGGCTACACGCGCGTCATCAAGGGCGGCATCCGCAAGGGTGACGA includes these proteins:
- a CDS encoding DNA-directed RNA polymerase subunit alpha, yielding MKWKNVLMPKQVEVQKSGETPYFTRFTVEPLERGFGLTLGNALRRTLLSSLQGAAVVAIKFEDALHEFTNIPGVMEDVSDIVINIKQLVCRLHTDMSHKLYLDISRPGPVTARDITEDPAVEIVNPDLVLCHLNEGAHLRAELLVSDGRGFVLAENHELSDTSIGVVPVDAIFCPVRRVNYRIEDTRVGQRTDYDRLILEIETNGAITPEEALGYAAKIVKDHLYLFINFDEEPMAIAEEEVDEELERMRELLARNVEELEGSVRSANCLKAADIKTIGQLVVKSESEMLQYRNFGRKSLKEISEILEGMGLHWGMDVSSLLSAVGAGAEKEKAQA
- a CDS encoding 50S ribosomal protein L17 gives rise to the protein MRHQVRGNRLNRPADQARAMLRNMVTSLFAHERIETTLTKAREARRYAERMITFAKRGDLGARRQAARFLTEPAVLQKLFTELGPRYAERPGGYTRVIKGGIRKGDDAEVAILELVGGEFKAKKRTKRAEKAEAKAKAMGSDKAKKKRSLPRAAEPGRG